TGCCCACTGGGGAAGCTCTGGCTCATCACCTCGGTGAGGTGCGGCACCACGGACGGGCGGGGCCGGGCGAAGAACTGCTTGAGCAGGACGTTGAGTCCCGCGCCGCCCAACGTCGCGCCGAGCACCAGCAGCAACGTCCGGTAGCGCCGCACCAGCAGCAGGAAGCCGCACACCGCCAACGTGACGAGCGCCAGCACCGGGACGCCGCCCAGCGCCGTCACATCCTCCGCCGTGCGCCGCAGCCACCAGGGCCCCCGAGGCCTCGCGGGGTCCTCGGGGCTGCGCAGGGCCAGCAGCACGCGTTCATCGAGCTGCTGCGTCTCGCCCTCGAGCACCTCGTCGGACAAGACGATGAAGCCGAGGCAGCAGAGCAGCAGGAGGAGCAGCAGCCCCAAGAGCCGCGTCACCGCCACGTCCCATCCCGACATCCACTGCCAGAGCCTGCGCCACATGTCCGTGACTGTATGCACTCACGCGCGGAACGGGGCGACGCTCACGCGGAACGTCCGCTGGCGCGCGCTAGGGACGCTCGACGACCTCCACGCCCAGGGCCACCTGCCCCACGCCCGCCACCCGGACCTTCTGGACGATTCGCCCGACGTCCCCGTACGTGAGGGACTGGTCCGCCTTGAGCAGGAGCCTCCGCCCCGGCTGCTTCCGCATCTCCGTCTGGAGCCGGGCCAGGAAGGCGGCCTCATCGGGATAGAGGTCGTCTTCGACGTACAGCTTCCGGTCCGCCGTCATCGACAGGAAGAGGGGCTCTTCGGCCGCCTTCGCCTCCGGTTGGGAGGCCTTGGGCAGCGTCACGTCGCGCCCGCGCTTCATCAGGGGCGTCACCACCATGAAGATGATGAGCAGCACCAGCACCACATCCACGAGCGGGGTGACGTTGATGTCGCTCTTGATTCCACCCCGGCCAGCACCAGCGGACATACCCATGCGCGGTTGCTCCAATTGAAGAGGCAACCCGAGAGGTAGCTGGGCATGAAGGGACGCTGGCGGGCAGCCCGCCAGGATTCCGTCACCGTTGCGTCATGGTGACGAGGGCCTCTCGGCCGCTAGCCCGGCATGCGGATGTGGTCCTTCCCCGCGCTGCCGAAGGCCGCGCCGAGCACGCAGAAGACGTGCAGCACGAAGCCGGGGATCAACAAGAGCCAGTAGCCAGCGCCCACCATCAGGAACCACAGGACGGCGCGGATGAACTGCCCCTTGTAGAGCTGCCCCAGCCCGGGGATGAAGAAGGACAGCACCCCGGCGATGAGGAAGTTGAAGCGACGCTCGCGGATGATGTCGGTGGCCATGGCGGTCTCCAGTCCTGCTCCCCATATAAAGGAGGGGCCAGGGCGGCGAAAGCCCTGGAGTGAACGGCTGGACGCTCGGGCCACGAGCGGCACGGTCTCCCCGAGCCTGGCTGCTATCAAAGAGCCCCCAGGAGGCACTTCCATGGCCATTGCCACCATTGACCCGGCGACGGGCAAGACGCTGCGCACCTTCACGCCCCTCACCCCCGAGGAGCTGGAGGCGAAGCTCCAGACCGCCGCCGAGACGTTCCGCACCTACCGCCAGACGACCTACGCCGACCGCGCCGTCTGGCTGAGGCGCGCGGCGGACCTGCTGGAGGCCGAGGCCGGCCGCTACGGCCGCATCATGACGCAGGAGATGGGCAAGCCCCTGGAGGCCGCGAAGGCCGAGGCGAAGAAGTGCGCCACCGCCTGCCGCTACTACGTGGAGAAGGGGGAGGCGCTCCTGCGCGACAAGCCCGTCGACCTAGGCAGTGGCCGGGCCTTCGTGCGCTACCAACCGCTGGGGCCCGTGCTGGCCATCATGCCGTGGAACTTCCCCTTCTGGCAGGTGGTCCGCTTCGCCGCGCCCGCGCTGATGGCGGGGAACGTGGGCCTGCTCAAGCACGCGCACAACGTGCCGCAGTGCGCGCAGGCCCTGGAGGAGCTGTTCCTCCAGGCCGGCTTCCCACGTGGCGCGTTCCAGAACCTGCTCATCGAGACATCCGAGGTGAACCGCGTCATCGAGGACCCGCGCGTCCGCGCGGTGACGCTCACCGGCAGCGAGGGCGCCGGACGCGCGGTGGGCGCCGCCGCGGGCAAGGCCATCAAGAAGGTGGTGCTGGAGCTGGGCGGCAGCGACCCGTTCGTCGTCATGCCCAGCGCGGACCTGGAGAAGGCAGTGGAGACGGCGGTGTCCGCGCGGCTCATCAACAACGGTCAGTCCTGCATCGCCGCCAAGCGCTTCATCGTCGCGGACGCCATCTACCCGGAGTTCGAGCGCCGCTTCGTGGAGCGCATGAAGCGCGTCACCGTGGGCGACCCCATGGAGGCGAAGACGGACCTGGGCCCGCTGGCCACGCGGAGCATCCTGGACGGGCTGCACGCGCAGGTGGAGGCCAGCGTGAAGGCCGGCGCGAAGCTCCTGCTGGGCGGAAAGCCGCTGGAGCGCCCGGGGAACTTCTACCCGGCCACCGTCCTCGCCGAGCCGCCGCCCGAGGCGCCCGCCTTCCACGACGAGCTCTTCGGCCCCGTGGCCACGCTGCTGCGGGCCCGCGACGTGGACCATGCCATCACGCTGGCCAACGCGACCCCGTTCGGCCTGGGCGCCAGCGTGTGGACGCAAGACGAAGCCGAGCAGCGCCGCTTCATCGACGGCATCGACGCGGGCATGGTGTTCGTCAATGCCCTGGTGGCCTCGGATGCGAGGCTGCCGTTCGGCGGCGTGAAGCACTCCGGCCACGGACGCGAGCTGGCGGACGTGGGCATCCACGAGTTCCTCAACATCAAGTCGGTCCGCATCGCCGAGCCAGACGGAGGCGCGAAGCAGGCGCCTCCCTCCAGCAAACTTGGCGAGTAACGCGCACGCGTCGCGCGTGGGCTCAGCTCCCCGCGCACTCCACTCGGCACGCCGCCTTGCACTGATTGACCTGCGTGGTCGTACCCACGCAGGACGGATAACAGTTCGCCAGACACGGTGTCAGGCGCTGCTCGGTGGACGAGGGCTCGAAGCCCACGTCTTCGGCGTCCTCCGCCGGACCACAGCCAGAGACCATGCAACCCGCCACCGCCAGCATCGCGACGATTCGCTTCATGCGCACGACTCCTTGCAGGTGATGAAGCGAGGATTCTCCATTCCAGACACGCACCGGACAAGGGACCCCGCCGGTTCGGATTGAAACCCGTTGGCGCGACACGTCATGTCCCATGGCAGGCTTTGTCAGCGCGCGGGCTATAATGCGGCACAGCAATCCCTCGCAGCCCCCCGGAGCGTGCCCATGAAGAAGGTGTTCCTCGCCGTGCTGTCGTTGTCGCTGCCCGCCTTCGCCGCGCCCGAGTTCGACCCGGAAGACGTGTCGGTGGACCCGGAGGAACTCGTGAGCCAGGAGGCGTTCGACGAGGCCAGCAAGGGCCGTGACCTGCTCCCGTTCTGCTGGAACCTCCACTACACCTCCTGTGCCCGTCAGAACGCGACGCAGGCTTGTACGGATGGCATCTGGTCCGACTACGTCTGCGTCTGCCGGCCGCTCGGGACGCGCAACGTCTGGGACTGCCCCGAGGTCCGCTGACCCGCCCCAAGCCAGGGTCCGGGCTGACATTCGTGCCACCCGGGCCCTGACATGGAAGTCGTGACTTCCTACCAGGGAGCAGCCGCGCTGCCTCGGAGACCGTGCGGCATGGGTGTTGCTTTGTTGCATCCGCAATCACCCCTCTGGAGGCACCGTGCATTCATCGAAGTCCGTCGCGCCCCTCGGCTCGCGATTCCGTCACTGGGCCGGCCGAGCAGTCCTGCTCATCGCCTGCGTCGGCAGCATGGCCACCTCCCGCAATGAGCCGCCGCCGTCCCCCAAGCCAGACGGTCCGCCCCCGGAGGAGCCGACGATCGCGACCTTCAGGGGGAGGCCTTTTGACTTCACGGACCAGCAAGCGCTCGTGACGCGTCGCGTGCTCGTCTCCATCCCGCCGCAGGAAGAGGCGCTCTCCGGAGACATCGTCGTGGAGGCCGAAATCCAGGCCCGCTGGCAGCCCGCCACGCCGCCGCCCCGAGGAAGCGCCTCGCTGTATCTGTCATTGACGCGTGAGGACGGAGACGGCCACAGCGAGCCCGC
This genomic window from Myxococcus hansupus contains:
- a CDS encoding phosphatase PAP2 family protein produces the protein MWRRLWQWMSGWDVAVTRLLGLLLLLLLCCLGFIVLSDEVLEGETQQLDERVLLALRSPEDPARPRGPWWLRRTAEDVTALGGVPVLALVTLAVCGFLLLVRRYRTLLLVLGATLGGAGLNVLLKQFFARPRPSVVPHLTEVMSQSFPSGHAMLSATVYLTLGALLGQLAERKRLKIYVLAVSLLLPFLVGLTRVYLGVHYPTDVLGGWVAGLAWALLMAVCARALRRRSPALRAEARRPVE
- a CDS encoding NAD-dependent succinate-semialdehyde dehydrogenase, whose amino-acid sequence is MAIATIDPATGKTLRTFTPLTPEELEAKLQTAAETFRTYRQTTYADRAVWLRRAADLLEAEAGRYGRIMTQEMGKPLEAAKAEAKKCATACRYYVEKGEALLRDKPVDLGSGRAFVRYQPLGPVLAIMPWNFPFWQVVRFAAPALMAGNVGLLKHAHNVPQCAQALEELFLQAGFPRGAFQNLLIETSEVNRVIEDPRVRAVTLTGSEGAGRAVGAAAGKAIKKVVLELGGSDPFVVMPSADLEKAVETAVSARLINNGQSCIAAKRFIVADAIYPEFERRFVERMKRVTVGDPMEAKTDLGPLATRSILDGLHAQVEASVKAGAKLLLGGKPLERPGNFYPATVLAEPPPEAPAFHDELFGPVATLLRARDVDHAITLANATPFGLGASVWTQDEAEQRRFIDGIDAGMVFVNALVASDARLPFGGVKHSGHGRELADVGIHEFLNIKSVRIAEPDGGAKQAPPSSKLGE
- a CDS encoding ExbD/TolR family protein yields the protein MGMSAGAGRGGIKSDINVTPLVDVVLVLLIIFMVVTPLMKRGRDVTLPKASQPEAKAAEEPLFLSMTADRKLYVEDDLYPDEAAFLARLQTEMRKQPGRRLLLKADQSLTYGDVGRIVQKVRVAGVGQVALGVEVVERP